The genomic stretch GTTGGTGGAATCAAACAAGCGACTTTCACTGAAATGCTTCAACGCCGTCCTGAATCTGTGATTGAAATTGCGGTAAAAGGTATGTTGCCAAAAGGTCCATTAGGCCGTGCAATGTATCGTAAAATGAAAGTGTATGCGGGTGACAAACATGAACACGCAGCACAACAACCACAAGTTTTAGATATTTAATCACGAGGTAATAAAAATGGCAGAGAATCAATACTACGGCACAGGTCGCCGCAAAAGCTCTTCAGCTCGTGTATTCGTTAAAGCGGGCAGTGGTAAAATGACAATCAACGGCCGTTCATTAGATGTTTACTTCGGTCGTGATACAGCTCGTATGGTAGTAATGCAACCATTAGAGTTAGTTGAATTAGCAGATAAATTAGACTTATACATCACTGTAACTGGTGGTGGTATTTCTGGTCAAGCAGGTGCGATCCGTTTAGGTATCACACGTGCATTAATGGAATACGATGAAACTCTACGCCCTGCATTACGTGCAGCTGGCTTCGTTACCCGTGATGCTCGTCACGTTGAACGTAAAAAAGTGGGTTTACGCAAAGCACGTCGTCGTCCACAATTCTCAAAACGTTAATTTCGACGTCAATTTATCAGAAAATTGCAAGCCATTTGGCTTGCAATTTTTTTTGTCAAAAAAATACGCCCCGATTTTCGATAAATTTTATGGAAAATCGGGGCGTATTTTATTTTAGCATTTAAGCGAGATTAAGGTGTTCCTCATACGCTTGTAACGTATTTGCCATTAACATTGCAATGGTCATTGGTCCGACACCACCTGGAACGGGGGTAATAAAGCTTGCATGTTGCGATGCACTTTCAAAATCGACATCACCGACAAGTTTACCGTCAACACGATTAATACCAACATCTATCACAATAGCACCATCTTTAATCCATTCACCTGGAATAAAATGGGGCTTACCTACCGCAACAATGACAATATCCGCTTGTTTAACATGTGAAGCCAAATCAACAGTAGCACTATGTGTCATCGTAACCGTACATTTTGCTGCAAGAAGCTCTAATGCCATAGGGCGACCCACAATTTTAGATGTACCCACAATCACTGCATGTTTACCCCGCAATTCAATACCACTTTCTTCTAAAAGTTTCATCACGCCATAAGGGGTGCAAGAGCGTAGGGTAGGGATTCCTTGGCAAAGACGACCTATATTGTAAGGATGAAAGCCATCAACATCCTTATGCGGTACAATGCGTTCAGTCACTTTTACTGTATCAATATGTTTAGGTAAAGGTAATTGTACGAGAATACCATCCACAGAATCATCCGCATTTAATTCATCAATTAGGTGCAGTAATTCTGCTTCCGTAGTAGTTTCTGGTAAATGGTGAGAGATAGAACGGATATTAAGTGCCTCACAACTACGTTGTTTATTGCGGACATAGATTTGGGATGCGGGATCTTCACCAACGAGGATAACGGCAAGGGATGGCTGTCTTAAATTTTGGTCTGTATAATTTTTTATTTTTTGTTGTAATTGTTGTTTTATTTTTGTACTTAATTCTGTGCCAGAAAGAATTTTTGCCGTCATAGTTACTCCCTTATTTCCTTAAACAGGAAAATTTATAAAAAAAGAAAATTATTCTCGCAGAAAAAAAATGAAAAAGTAAGCGCTTTTGCTAGAAAATTAGGCACTTAAATCAATAAATAAAAAAAAAAGTTTGACTACAAGAAAAAGAAAACTATAATGCAAAACACTTATCGGCGAGTAGCGCAGCTTGGTAGCGCAACTGGTTTGGGACCAGTGGGTCGTAGGTTCAAATCCTATCTCGCCGACCACCTCTTCTTATCCATTTGAAATGCGCCCTTAGCTCAGTTGGATAGAGCAACGGCCTTCTAAGCCGTAGGTCATTGGTTCGAATCCAATAGGGCGTGCCATTATACAATTCTTTCTAAACTTCATATATTTCAAAATATTCATTTGTTCAGATAATGTTATCTCTATGGTTTTATCTCCTTCTAGCTTTAGGTACAATTTAATGTGTATTTTAACCTAACTAGGAGAGAACTATGACGATTTCAACTCAACCCACGTTATTGACCATCAAAGGTCTAAAACAAGAATTTTTTAATGGGTGGAAACCTTTTGAAATTATTTGGCTTAGCCTTTTTTTAATTGCTCAAATTTGGGCTTACTATGTCACCCCTGACTCAATTTTAGGTATGATTTCAGGTATCTCTGGAATTTTATGCGTAGTTTTTGTTGGTAAAGGGAAAATTAGTAATTATTTATTCGGTCTTATTTTTGCGTATAGTTATTTTTATATGGCATGGGACAATAAATTTTATGGCGAAATGAGTACAGCACTTTTTGTATATATTCCTGCACAATTTATTGGCTATTTTATGTGGAAGCAAAACATGGTCAATGAAACTCAAGGTGAATTAGTAAAATCTAAAATGCTAACTTTAAAAGGTTGGGGGATTTTAACTATAAGTGTTGTTGTGGCAACCATAGCGTTTTATCTTTTTTTACGTACGACGGATGGGCATTCTATTGGATTAGATGGGCTAACAACAGTATTGGTTATTGCAGCTCAATTATTGATGATTTACCGTTACAGTGAACAATGGATTTTATGGATTTTGATTAATGTATTATCTATTATGCTGTGGGCAGATACGCCGTCAATGTATGTGATGTACAGTGCTTATTTACTTAATTCTTTATATGGTTATATAAATTGGCGCCAACTAGCAAAAAATGGGCTATAAAAAATATTAATGACTTGATAGATGAATAAAAAGGGGGAAATTGCGAGTCAGTACGAAACTTTTAGAAGTGGTTGCGGGGGCTGGATTTGAACCAACGACCTTCGGGTTATGAGCCCGACGAGCTACCAAGCTGCTCCACCCCGCGTCAGATGGTTGTTAATATACCTGATTATTTTTGTAAAGCAAGTGTTAAAATAGCTAAAATGCACTGAGTGCTATAAAAATAGGCATATTAACCATGATGAGTAGCGATATTTTCTTGTTTTTATAATGATTTTGTAACAAATTTTTGCTAGTTTATGGAAATTTTTAGAATGAAAGGATAATTAGAATGGAACGCGTTGATAATTACGAACAACGATTTGGTGGTATTGGACGATTATATACGCCTGAAGCCTTAGCTTATTTTCGTCAAGCTCATGTTTGCGTTGTTGGGATTGGCGGTGTTGGTTCATGGGCAGTGGAAGCGCTGGCACGATCAGGTATTGGTAAAATTACGATGATTGATCTTGATGATATTTGCGTGACTAACATTAACCGTCAATTACATGCTTTATCAGGTACGATAGGGCAACTTAAAACTGAAGCGATGGCCGAGAGAATTAAGCTGATTAATCCTGAATGTGAAGTAGAGATTATTGATGATTTCCTAACACCAGAAAATATGGCGGAATATTTAACAAAAGACTATGATTATGTGATTGATGCTATTGATCAGGTTAAGGTTAAAGCTGCGATGATTGCTTATTGTAAGCGTAATAAAATTAAAATTATCACAGTGGGTGGTGCTGGCGGACAAACAGATCCAACGCAAATTAAAATTGCAGATTTAACTAAAACGATCCAAGATCCGCTAGCTGCTAAAGTGCGTTCGCTTTTGCGTAAAGAATATGGATTCAGCCAGAATCCTAAGCGTAAATTTAGTGTCGATTGTGTTTATTCAACACAACCGCTTATTTTTCCAAAAATGGGGGATGGCTGTGCGGTTTCAGCCACAATGAATTGTGCCAATGGATTTGGTGCGGCAACGATGATTACAGCAACTTTTGCATTTTTTGCTGTATCTCGTGTTTTAGAAAAACTTGTTGTTAAACAAGCCCAAGAAGGTCATTAATAAGAAGGAGAAAAGAATGTCGGTCTTATTAAAAAAAACATTATTAGCTAGTGCGGTACTAGGGCTATCTAGTATTGCTCAAGCAACTATCGTTACTTCCGTTAAACCTCTCGGTTTTATTGCGTCCAGCATTGCCAATGGGGTCACTGATACTGAAGTTATTGTCCCCGCATACGCATCACCCCATGATTACAGCTTAAAACCAACAGATATCTTAAAATTACGGTCAGGAAATTTAGTGGTTTGGGTCGGTAAGCATGTGGACAGCTTTTTAGATAGCGCGATTGATCAGTTACCACAAAATGAGGTGTTAACTCTGGCTGATTTACCGCAATTTAAACAAGATCCTGCGTTACTTTTAAATGAAGAGGCACACGACCATGATCATGCTGAGGAAGCCGATGAGGATGATGAAGGGATTAATTGGCATATCTGGTTATCGCCTAAGATTGGTAATTTTATTGCAGAAGCCATTGCGACACGTTTAGAAAAAATTTACCCAGATAAAACGGCACAAATTAAAGCAAATTTAGTGCAATTCCAACAAAATCTGGCGAAAGAAAATAGCGTAATTAAGCAAGAATTGAGCCCGTTAAAAGATAAAGGTTTTTATGTGTTCCACGACGCATACGGTTATTTTAATCGTGCATATGATTTAAAACAATTAGGTTATTTCACGATTAATCCAATGATTACACCTGGAGCAAAAACCTTAGCTGCAATTAAAAAAGAAGTCGCTGATCATGCGGTGCAATGTTTATTTACAGAACCCCAGTTTACGCCGAAAATGATCGATATCTTGCATAAAGAAATGCATGTCAAAGTAGGGGTACTCGATCCGATGGGAAGTGATATTCCACTTAACAAAGACGCCTATATGCAATTCCTTCAAAGCCTTGCAAATGGCTATGCGAAGTGCTTAGGGTAAATTAAATAAATTTTTACGAAAAAAGGGGCGTGATAAAACGCCCCTTTATTTTGTGTAATCAACTTAGAATTACATTTTTTCTACGGTTTTAATACCAAGAAGATCTAAGCCAGTTTTTAATGTTTTACCTGTTAATAAAGCAAGTTTTAAACGGCTTAATTTTAATGCTTCGCTATTTGCAGTTAAGATTGGGCAATTTTCATAGAAGCTTGAGAACGTACCAGCAAGTTCGTAAAGGTAAGCACAAAGAATGTGTGGTGTACCTTCTTTAGCAACAACGTGTAATGCTTCATCAAATTGCATTAATTTAAGTGCTAATGCACGCTCTTTATCATCTTCAAGGATGATTGGCGCATTTTCAACGTATTGCATATCAATATCAACTTTGCTAAAGATTGATTGAATACGTGCATATGCGTATTGCATGTAAGGTGCTGTATTACCTTCAAAACTTAGCATGTTATCCCAGTCGAATACGTAGTCTGTTGTACGGTTTTTAGAAAGATCTGCGTATTTCACCGCACCGATACCTACCGCTTCAACAACGGCTGCTTTTTCTTCAGGAGAAAGGTGGGTTGATTTTTCAGAAATTAATTTATCCGCACGTTCAACTGCTTCATCTAAAAGATCAGCAAGTTTCACTGTACCACCGCTACGGGTTTTGAATGGTTTACCATCTTTGCCTAACATCATACCGAAGTTTTTGTGTTCAAGCTTAAATTCTGCAGGAACGAATCCACCTTTACGTGCGATTAACCATGCTGATTGCATATGTTGGCTTTGACGTGAATCAGAGAAAACAAGGACACGATCAGATTTTAACTCGTGGCAACGATAAGCTGCTGCGGCGATATCTGTTGTAGTATAAAGGTAACCACCATCTTTTTTCTGAACGATAACGCCCATAGGGTCGCCTTCTTTATTTTTGTATTCATCAAGATAAACAACAAGTGCGCCATCGTCTTCAACCGCTAAACCTTTTTCTTTTAAGGTTGCTACAACGCCTGGCAACATAGGGTTATAAAGGCTTTCCCCCATGATATCATCGTTAGTTAAACTTACGTTTAAACGATCATAGTTACGTTGGTTTTGTTGCATAGTGATGTTTACCAGTTTTTTCCACATGGTACGGCAATATTCATCACCACCTTGAAGTTTTACTACATAACTACGTGCTTTTTGTGCAAATTCAGGATCTTCATCATAGTGTTTTTTCGCATCACGATAGAACGCTTCTAAATCAGATAATTCCATTTCGGTTGCGTGTTCATTTTCCATTTTTTCAAGGTATGCGATTAACATCCCGAATTGCGTACCCCAGTCACCGATGTGGTTAGCACGGATAACACGGTTACCTAAAAATTCTAATGTACGAACAACCGCATCACCGATGATAGTTGAACGAAGGTGTCCAACGTGCATTTCTTTCGCAACATTTGGTGATGAGTAGTCAATTGCCACAGTTTCAAATGGGATTGCATCGATACCTAATTTTTCATCTTTAACTGCCGCATCTACTTTATTTGCTAGCCATGCAGGTGTTAAGAAAATGTTGATAAAACCAGGACCAGCGACTTCCATTTTTTCGATCATATCGCCTTTATCCACGTTTTGGATAATTTCTTGTGCGAAGTCACGAGGGTTTTTTCCTAGTTTTTTTGCTTCTGCCATCGCACCATTTGCCTGATAATCGCCAAATTGTGCTTTTGCTGATTGACGAATCATTGGGTTGCATTCATCGCTTGCCCCTGCAGCTACCATGGCTTTTTGAATTTTATCTGATAAAAGAGATTGAATAGTCATGACATACCTTAAATTTACACTAATTAAATGATCAGCTATCATACCGCCTATTAAGTTAATATAAAAGTAACACGGATTAAAAATGACAATATTCCTCAAAAATCCCGAAATTTTATTCACATTTGAAGAATTTCAGCAAAAAATTATGCAATTATCACAAGCTATGCATCTCGATTTAACCGAACAAGAAATTGATCATTTAGCAATTCGTGTTAATGAGCAAGATGAAGCACAGAAATGGCTAGATTTATTACTAAAGTACGGTACAATCATTAGTCAAAACGAGGTTAATGGTCGACCTATTTACTTAATTAAACTAGCAATGCCGATAACGATTTTTAATAATCAAGTTAGCGTGATTGAATTGCCGTTTCCTAAAAAAATTTATCCTGTTACAGGCTGGGAGCATTTAGAAATTGTTATGCCTTTTTTGGATAAAGAAAGTATTGAGGATTGGGAAAAGCGCATTTTAACTCATTATGGTTGGTTAGATAACGAAAGTTTAAAGGTAAAATGTAGTCAACCACAGGTAGAGG from Actinobacillus delphinicola encodes the following:
- the rpsI gene encoding 30S ribosomal protein S9; translated protein: MAENQYYGTGRRKSSSARVFVKAGSGKMTINGRSLDVYFGRDTARMVVMQPLELVELADKLDLYITVTGGGISGQAGAIRLGITRALMEYDETLRPALRAAGFVTRDARHVERKKVGLRKARRRPQFSKR
- the folD gene encoding bifunctional methylenetetrahydrofolate dehydrogenase/methenyltetrahydrofolate cyclohydrolase FolD, translating into MTAKILSGTELSTKIKQQLQQKIKNYTDQNLRQPSLAVILVGEDPASQIYVRNKQRSCEALNIRSISHHLPETTTEAELLHLIDELNADDSVDGILVQLPLPKHIDTVKVTERIVPHKDVDGFHPYNIGRLCQGIPTLRSCTPYGVMKLLEESGIELRGKHAVIVGTSKIVGRPMALELLAAKCTVTMTHSATVDLASHVKQADIVIVAVGKPHFIPGEWIKDGAIVIDVGINRVDGKLVGDVDFESASQHASFITPVPGGVGPMTIAMLMANTLQAYEEHLNLA
- the pnuC gene encoding nicotinamide riboside transporter PnuC, with product MTISTQPTLLTIKGLKQEFFNGWKPFEIIWLSLFLIAQIWAYYVTPDSILGMISGISGILCVVFVGKGKISNYLFGLIFAYSYFYMAWDNKFYGEMSTALFVYIPAQFIGYFMWKQNMVNETQGELVKSKMLTLKGWGILTISVVVATIAFYLFLRTTDGHSIGLDGLTTVLVIAAQLLMIYRYSEQWILWILINVLSIMLWADTPSMYVMYSAYLLNSLYGYINWRQLAKNGL
- the tcdA gene encoding tRNA cyclic N6-threonylcarbamoyladenosine(37) synthase TcdA, producing the protein MERVDNYEQRFGGIGRLYTPEALAYFRQAHVCVVGIGGVGSWAVEALARSGIGKITMIDLDDICVTNINRQLHALSGTIGQLKTEAMAERIKLINPECEVEIIDDFLTPENMAEYLTKDYDYVIDAIDQVKVKAAMIAYCKRNKIKIITVGGAGGQTDPTQIKIADLTKTIQDPLAAKVRSLLRKEYGFSQNPKRKFSVDCVYSTQPLIFPKMGDGCAVSATMNCANGFGAATMITATFAFFAVSRVLEKLVVKQAQEGH
- the znuA gene encoding zinc ABC transporter substrate-binding protein ZnuA is translated as MSVLLKKTLLASAVLGLSSIAQATIVTSVKPLGFIASSIANGVTDTEVIVPAYASPHDYSLKPTDILKLRSGNLVVWVGKHVDSFLDSAIDQLPQNEVLTLADLPQFKQDPALLLNEEAHDHDHAEEADEDDEGINWHIWLSPKIGNFIAEAIATRLEKIYPDKTAQIKANLVQFQQNLAKENSVIKQELSPLKDKGFYVFHDAYGYFNRAYDLKQLGYFTINPMITPGAKTLAAIKKEVADHAVQCLFTEPQFTPKMIDILHKEMHVKVGVLDPMGSDIPLNKDAYMQFLQSLANGYAKCLG
- the argS gene encoding arginine--tRNA ligase; amino-acid sequence: MTIQSLLSDKIQKAMVAAGASDECNPMIRQSAKAQFGDYQANGAMAEAKKLGKNPRDFAQEIIQNVDKGDMIEKMEVAGPGFINIFLTPAWLANKVDAAVKDEKLGIDAIPFETVAIDYSSPNVAKEMHVGHLRSTIIGDAVVRTLEFLGNRVIRANHIGDWGTQFGMLIAYLEKMENEHATEMELSDLEAFYRDAKKHYDEDPEFAQKARSYVVKLQGGDEYCRTMWKKLVNITMQQNQRNYDRLNVSLTNDDIMGESLYNPMLPGVVATLKEKGLAVEDDGALVVYLDEYKNKEGDPMGVIVQKKDGGYLYTTTDIAAAAYRCHELKSDRVLVFSDSRQSQHMQSAWLIARKGGFVPAEFKLEHKNFGMMLGKDGKPFKTRSGGTVKLADLLDEAVERADKLISEKSTHLSPEEKAAVVEAVGIGAVKYADLSKNRTTDYVFDWDNMLSFEGNTAPYMQYAYARIQSIFSKVDIDMQYVENAPIILEDDKERALALKLMQFDEALHVVAKEGTPHILCAYLYELAGTFSSFYENCPILTANSEALKLSRLKLALLTGKTLKTGLDLLGIKTVEKM
- a CDS encoding VOC family protein — translated: MTIFLKNPEILFTFEEFQQKIMQLSQAMHLDLTEQEIDHLAIRVNEQDEAQKWLDLLLKYGTIISQNEVNGRPIYLIKLAMPITIFNNQVSVIELPFPKKIYPVTGWEHLEIVMPFLDKESIEDWEKRILTHYGWLDNESLKVKCSQPQVEGEQKPNPSIAVSFKESMHNHCCIKVHPYTIESIIEVLK